In Massilistercora timonensis, the following are encoded in one genomic region:
- a CDS encoding pyruvate formate lyase family protein: MNERIAKLRKELMDQKPYVDGERCEIFTESMKESEGLPIILRRAKAYYQVLDKMTVWVKPGELIAGNQAKTAKGSPIYPEYSAQWILDELNGNPFRWEDRPGDKFYITPEDEKIVRECAEYWNGKTVYDYVRKNLPDEINAAWDAGVTDETWVCAAGLGNEIPDYKLVVEKGLQDVIRRIEEKRASLDMLDPESLKKKHFLDAALLSNQAVVNLASRISEKCKEVAESCGNPKTKKELTDLAEVLKRVPLRPAETFQEAVQSIFIVLLAVHLESNGHAISLGRFDQYVYPLYKKDIEEGRITKEQALEILECFFIKCNELNKLRSWPDTEFFMGYQMFINMAVCGQTVDGKDATNDVSLLCIQACRELKLITPSVSIKYFDGTKDEVLQDALEAAIEHKGGMPAFYNDNAFIKILRNMGIAEEDLVDWSPDGCIEASIPGKWDFAAKGPWLNVEKVLEITLNNGVDPATGHLFKATDKKIEDCSSMEEIFDEYKKMLKYFMDLNCLTEHINDEVHIQYDLNAFRSSLVEDCIGRCLDLVEGGALYSADGGPTAGTISSGDALAALEYLVFDKKILTMEEVLHACATNFQDDTTTPTGKEIQQMMKNKAPKFGNDDDYADKWTVAVEEYIGSSLRHNYKSSKYGKGPVPCCFSYSQSPVTGNISFGSRIGATPDGRSAGEPVNNGVSPANGSEKNGATAACNSVSKIPTIWDQKGNIFNMRLAPSTIANDESRKKIVSMVRAFFKKDAEQIQFNVVDNETLRKAQKNPEDYPDLMVRVSGYSALFTSLSESCQNDVINRTEVEL; this comes from the coding sequence ATGAACGAGAGAATTGCGAAGCTACGGAAAGAATTAATGGATCAGAAACCGTATGTTGATGGAGAACGGTGTGAGATATTTACGGAATCTATGAAAGAGTCTGAGGGACTTCCGATCATTCTCCGCCGGGCAAAGGCATATTATCAGGTCCTTGATAAGATGACGGTATGGGTAAAGCCGGGAGAATTGATTGCCGGAAATCAGGCGAAGACTGCGAAAGGATCCCCAATTTATCCAGAATATTCCGCACAGTGGATTTTGGATGAGTTAAACGGGAATCCCTTCCGGTGGGAAGACAGACCTGGCGATAAATTTTATATTACGCCGGAAGATGAGAAAATTGTGCGTGAGTGCGCGGAATACTGGAATGGAAAAACGGTCTATGACTATGTGCGGAAAAATCTTCCGGATGAGATCAACGCAGCATGGGATGCAGGTGTTACCGATGAGACATGGGTATGTGCGGCAGGTCTTGGAAATGAAATCCCGGATTACAAATTAGTAGTAGAAAAAGGACTTCAGGATGTGATCAGAAGAATCGAAGAAAAGCGTGCAAGTCTGGATATGCTTGATCCGGAATCTTTGAAGAAAAAGCATTTCCTGGATGCCGCGCTGCTGAGTAATCAGGCGGTTGTCAACCTGGCGTCAAGAATCAGCGAAAAGTGTAAAGAAGTTGCAGAAAGCTGCGGGAATCCGAAGACGAAGAAAGAGTTGACAGACCTTGCGGAAGTATTAAAGAGAGTTCCGCTTCGGCCGGCAGAGACATTCCAGGAAGCCGTTCAGTCCATTTTTATCGTGCTTTTGGCTGTTCATCTGGAGTCCAACGGACATGCGATCTCTTTGGGACGTTTTGATCAGTATGTGTATCCGTTATATAAGAAAGACATTGAAGAGGGCAGGATCACAAAAGAACAGGCTCTTGAGATTCTGGAGTGTTTCTTTATTAAATGTAACGAATTAAATAAACTTCGTTCCTGGCCGGACACAGAATTCTTCATGGGTTATCAGATGTTCATCAATATGGCTGTGTGCGGACAGACAGTGGATGGAAAAGATGCTACAAATGATGTTTCGCTGTTGTGTATCCAGGCATGCCGGGAGCTGAAGCTGATCACTCCTTCCGTATCCATCAAATATTTCGATGGAACAAAGGATGAGGTGCTTCAGGATGCGCTGGAAGCGGCTATTGAGCACAAGGGTGGTATGCCTGCGTTCTATAATGATAACGCGTTCATTAAGATCCTGAGAAATATGGGAATTGCAGAAGAGGATCTGGTTGACTGGAGTCCGGATGGATGTATTGAGGCGTCCATACCAGGGAAATGGGATTTCGCCGCAAAGGGTCCGTGGCTGAATGTAGAAAAGGTATTGGAGATCACTTTAAACAACGGCGTGGATCCGGCAACCGGGCATCTCTTTAAAGCGACCGACAAAAAAATAGAAGACTGCAGTTCTATGGAAGAAATCTTTGATGAATACAAAAAGATGCTCAAATACTTTATGGATCTGAACTGCCTGACAGAGCATATCAATGATGAAGTACATATTCAGTACGATCTGAACGCATTCAGATCTTCTCTGGTTGAGGATTGTATTGGAAGATGTCTGGATCTGGTAGAGGGCGGCGCGCTTTACTCCGCAGACGGCGGTCCGACAGCGGGAACGATCAGTTCCGGAGATGCGCTGGCAGCGCTTGAGTATCTCGTGTTTGATAAGAAGATTCTGACCATGGAGGAAGTCCTTCACGCATGCGCGACAAACTTCCAGGATGATACGACCACGCCGACCGGAAAAGAAATCCAGCAGATGATGAAAAACAAGGCGCCCAAATTTGGAAATGATGACGATTATGCAGATAAGTGGACCGTTGCCGTAGAGGAATATATTGGTTCCAGTCTGCGTCACAATTATAAAAGTTCCAAATACGGAAAAGGACCGGTTCCATGCTGCTTCTCTTACAGCCAGAGCCCGGTTACCGGAAATATTTCCTTTGGAAGCAGGATCGGGGCAACCCCGGATGGAAGATCCGCTGGCGAGCCGGTGAATAATGGAGTGTCTCCTGCAAATGGATCAGAAAAGAATGGGGCGACAGCCGCCTGCAATTCTGTAAGCAAGATTCCTACGATCTGGGATCAGAAAGGAAACATTTTCAATATGCGTCTGGCTCCGTCTACCATTGCAAACGACGAATCCAGGAAAAAGATCGTGTCTATGGTACGGGCATTCTTCAAAAAGGATGCAGAGCAGATCCAGTTTAATGTAGTTGATAACGAGACGCTGAGAAAAGCACAGAAAAACCCGGAGGATTATCCGGATCTGATGGTCAGAGTGTCCGGATACAGCGCATTGTTTACTTCATTGAGCGAATCCTGCCAGAACGATGTTATCAACCGTACAGAAGTAGAGTTATAG
- a CDS encoding DUF4147 domain-containing protein, protein MQEKIRNRDKLLKTGDIESRRIVLEITEKTLERLDSGERIKSIMHREGSLLHIGTKTWDLAKKRHVYMIGAGKACNAMTMAVDEILGDYLTRGYAIVKIPEETDSYTNTEVFVGGHPIPNEEGLRACKKILEVVDQSGKDDLFITLMSGGSSALMGCPIEGITLEDEKKTTDILLKSGAGILEINAIRRHISQMNGGNLAKRIQAVGAEMIGFSIFDVVGYPLTGDISIPYPNLTGTPIGADNTTLEDARRVIHDYKLEDRLPKSVVDYLMHCGPEGETAKEFPEFTYYGINSLPDSCQYAKEIAESMGVRAMVLSSFLEGESKDVGTVFAALAREIQTYGNPIQPPCVIISAGETTTKIADNSMIKGHGGPGQELTASFALSAYKAPGACMLSIDSEGTDGTTPIAGGITDSKTYGYAEKKDVDLHEALRTHACYEALTELNCDVFTGNTGTNVCDFNVLYVPEIKDKVRQHL, encoded by the coding sequence ATGCAAGAAAAGATCAGAAATAGAGACAAGCTGTTGAAAACGGGTGATATTGAATCCAGGAGAATTGTTTTAGAAATTACGGAAAAAACGTTAGAAAGATTAGATTCTGGAGAGAGAATTAAGAGTATCATGCACAGAGAGGGGTCCCTGCTTCACATTGGAACAAAGACATGGGATCTGGCGAAGAAAAGACATGTGTATATGATCGGAGCGGGAAAAGCTTGTAATGCAATGACTATGGCGGTAGATGAGATATTGGGAGACTATCTGACCCGCGGATATGCAATTGTCAAAATACCGGAAGAGACGGACAGTTACACTAATACAGAAGTTTTTGTCGGTGGACATCCAATCCCGAATGAGGAAGGATTACGAGCATGTAAAAAAATACTGGAGGTAGTAGATCAGTCGGGAAAGGATGATCTGTTTATTACTTTGATGAGCGGCGGGAGTTCGGCATTAATGGGTTGTCCTATCGAAGGGATCACTCTGGAAGATGAGAAAAAAACAACAGATATTCTCTTGAAATCAGGCGCCGGGATTTTGGAGATCAATGCAATCCGCAGACATATATCACAGATGAATGGCGGGAATCTTGCAAAACGAATCCAGGCGGTTGGCGCAGAGATGATAGGGTTTTCTATTTTTGATGTTGTAGGTTATCCGCTGACAGGAGATATTTCGATTCCATATCCAAATCTGACGGGAACACCGATCGGAGCGGATAATACAACATTGGAAGATGCAAGGAGAGTCATCCATGATTATAAGCTGGAAGACCGTCTTCCCAAAAGTGTTGTGGACTATTTAATGCATTGCGGACCGGAGGGTGAAACCGCCAAAGAATTTCCAGAGTTTACTTATTATGGGATAAATTCATTGCCGGATTCCTGTCAATACGCAAAAGAGATTGCAGAATCTATGGGGGTTCGGGCAATGGTCCTGTCTTCCTTTTTAGAAGGAGAAAGCAAGGATGTGGGAACTGTATTTGCGGCTCTTGCGAGAGAAATCCAGACATATGGAAATCCAATACAGCCGCCGTGCGTGATCATCAGCGCAGGAGAGACAACAACGAAGATCGCTGACAATAGTATGATCAAGGGGCATGGAGGCCCTGGGCAGGAGTTGACGGCCAGCTTTGCATTGTCGGCATATAAAGCGCCTGGAGCATGTATGCTTTCAATCGACAGCGAGGGAACGGATGGAACAACGCCAATCGCTGGAGGTATTACAGATTCAAAAACATATGGATATGCTGAAAAGAAAGATGTAGATCTCCATGAAGCTCTTAGAACCCATGCGTGTTATGAGGCGTTAACTGAGTTGAATTGTGATGTGTTTACCGGGAATACGGGGACAAATGTATGCGATTTTAATGTTTTATATGTGCCAGAAATAAAGGATAAAGTGAGGCAGCATCTATGA
- a CDS encoding enolase produces the protein MLDTRIKSVHARQVMDCKFRPVLEAVVELECGITGQGSAPTGTSVGSHEAAVIRDHNRNSFCGLSVFHAIEHVNTTIDSALKGMDVLDQQGIDQKMIELDGTPNKSRLGGNAIYSVSIACLKAAAEVQQKSLYQLVAGKELKTIPLPTANSIIGGKYPDQKVCFQEFTFCPYRAKDITEAMEIIYHVHHMIGEIFSREMGGQPALIGNSHGWQPPTEDPEVIMELLEEAVDNCGYRDKVAYALDMAATEMYDKETNTYYLNGSQVTPEEQIEYVRKLTERFPFLFVEDVLQENDWKGFAEASKKLTRTILIGDDLTITNPGLLKKAYEENAVQGFIFKPNQVGTITEAIEARNYAKEHHMLTIPSQRGGGTIWDVVIDLGVGLEVEACKSCAPRGGESVYAMNCIYRAAQENRAAKMFDFSPYVRF, from the coding sequence ATGTTGGATACCAGAATTAAGTCTGTACATGCGAGACAGGTAATGGATTGTAAATTCCGTCCGGTTTTGGAAGCGGTTGTTGAACTGGAATGTGGAATAACCGGGCAAGGATCAGCTCCGACAGGTACTTCTGTGGGAAGCCATGAAGCTGCTGTAATAAGAGATCATAACAGGAATAGTTTCTGTGGGTTAAGCGTATTTCACGCAATTGAACATGTAAATACGACAATTGATTCCGCGTTAAAAGGAATGGATGTATTGGATCAACAGGGAATTGATCAGAAAATGATTGAACTGGATGGTACACCAAATAAAAGCCGTTTGGGAGGCAATGCGATTTACAGTGTCTCTATTGCGTGCCTAAAGGCAGCTGCAGAAGTACAGCAGAAAAGTTTATATCAACTGGTGGCGGGAAAAGAACTTAAAACAATTCCGCTGCCAACTGCAAATAGTATTATAGGCGGGAAATATCCGGATCAGAAAGTATGTTTTCAGGAGTTTACATTTTGTCCTTATCGAGCGAAAGATATTACGGAAGCGATGGAAATCATTTATCATGTTCATCACATGATCGGAGAAATTTTTTCCAGGGAAATGGGAGGGCAGCCGGCTTTGATCGGAAATAGTCATGGCTGGCAGCCGCCGACAGAAGATCCAGAAGTTATTATGGAATTGCTGGAGGAAGCCGTAGACAACTGCGGTTACCGAGATAAGGTGGCGTATGCTTTAGATATGGCGGCGACGGAGATGTATGACAAAGAGACGAATACATATTATTTAAACGGCAGTCAAGTAACCCCTGAAGAACAAATAGAGTATGTGAGAAAACTGACTGAAAGATTTCCGTTTCTCTTTGTTGAAGATGTGTTACAGGAAAATGACTGGAAAGGTTTTGCTGAGGCTTCTAAAAAGCTGACTCGCACGATTTTGATCGGAGATGATCTTACTATAACGAATCCGGGTCTTTTAAAAAAGGCATATGAGGAAAATGCGGTGCAGGGCTTCATTTTCAAACCCAATCAGGTGGGGACGATTACAGAAGCGATCGAGGCCAGAAATTATGCAAAAGAACATCACATGTTGACAATTCCTTCTCAGCGGGGAGGCGGAACGATCTGGGATGTAGTAATCGACCTTGGAGTGGGCCTGGAAGTGGAAGCTTGTAAAAGCTGTGCGCCGCGTGGAGGGGAAAGCGTTTACGCTATGAACTGTATCTATCGTGCGGCACAGGAGAATCGGGCTGCGAAAATGTTTGACTTTTCTCCATATGTTCGTTTCTGA
- a CDS encoding LacI family DNA-binding transcriptional regulator, with amino-acid sequence MSQATVKNKFLGIREIAQIAGVSTATVSRVINHPEQCSENTRQKVEEIIREYNYVPNETIKHIFSKSSNTIAVFIHDIQNPFYSHLIMELNSLCFREHYTLFICDTENDVDKEQAYLESCLAKRCTGIILTEGVSHQLFNDLDIPIVALDRKNLNLDVPVVSSENYYIIRKLVSYLCNLGHQKIAFVAPKRDLVSIERRFKGYQDELEARNIEPDPEYIFLKSHSLSPTLGREALQHFLSLPEPPTAIICANDMIALGVINEAALMNIRIPDMLSVCGFDHVIDDYLPTPLTTVEQNIPQLALELFQAIVTPEAQPTQAIIESKLILGHTCARVKK; translated from the coding sequence ATGAGTCAGGCTACAGTCAAAAATAAATTTCTTGGGATCCGCGAAATCGCTCAGATCGCCGGCGTATCCACCGCTACCGTATCAAGGGTTATCAATCATCCGGAGCAGTGTTCCGAAAATACCCGGCAAAAAGTAGAAGAGATCATCAGAGAATATAATTATGTTCCAAACGAAACGATCAAGCATATCTTTTCTAAATCGTCCAACACAATTGCTGTTTTTATCCATGATATTCAAAACCCTTTTTATTCTCATTTGATCATGGAATTAAACAGTCTTTGTTTTCGTGAGCACTATACGCTTTTTATCTGCGATACGGAAAATGATGTCGACAAAGAGCAGGCGTACCTGGAATCATGTCTTGCCAAACGCTGCACGGGAATTATTTTAACCGAAGGTGTCTCCCACCAGCTTTTTAACGATCTGGATATCCCTATCGTCGCCCTGGACCGGAAGAACCTGAATTTAGATGTTCCTGTCGTCTCTTCTGAGAATTACTATATTATTCGGAAACTGGTATCCTACCTTTGCAATCTGGGCCATCAGAAAATCGCCTTTGTAGCGCCCAAAAGAGACCTCGTCTCTATTGAGAGAAGATTCAAAGGATATCAGGACGAATTAGAAGCGAGGAACATAGAACCTGATCCTGAATACATTTTTTTGAAAAGCCACTCGTTAAGCCCCACCTTAGGAAGAGAAGCTCTGCAGCATTTTCTTTCTTTGCCCGAGCCGCCCACCGCGATCATTTGCGCCAATGATATGATCGCCTTAGGCGTCATCAACGAAGCGGCTCTTATGAACATCCGCATTCCCGATATGCTTTCCGTATGTGGGTTCGACCATGTAATTGATGATTATCTTCCTACACCGCTGACAACCGTAGAGCAAAACATACCGCAGCTTGCTCTTGAGCTATTTCAGGCGATCGTTACTCCAGAAGCACAGCCCACGCAGGCGATCATTGAATCAAAATTAATCCTTGGGCACACCTGCGCCCGGGTTAAAAAATAA
- a CDS encoding tripartite tricarboxylate transporter permease yields the protein MPDVSVVLSSIGSVVTSPTTLLIILLGTTMGLIFGSLPGLTATMGVALLIPLTYTLEPVQAIGMMLGCYVGGIAGGAIPACLLNIPGTPDACVTTLDGYPMAQKGQGAKALGWAAFASGIGTFFSWIVLVFAAPLLASICIEFGSPEYCALAFFGLSVIIAVSGKSLVKGIIAGLLGVGISFIGVDPIWGNMRYTFDSINLIGGISLMPALIGFYSIPQILNGCTGKSLRTKGERIRLRDFIPTRKELWESKFTIIRSSIIGTIIGAVPATGGNIAAYIAYDQSKKWSKDPDSFGKGNYRGVISSEAANNGVCGGAMIPLTTLGIPGDSVTAMLLGGLIIHGIQPGPLLFRDSPEVVYGLFATLLVGTIFMVALQMFGIRIFVKILSVPINFLSAILVVLSLVGSYALNNNFFDVIVALVLGLVGFLMSKGDFPAAPAVLGLVLGDKFETEFRRSLQMSHDSFSIFFTRPISCALILVAVAMIILSVVSHHRSAKREAEREAENASA from the coding sequence ATGCCAGATGTATCAGTTGTACTATCATCTATAGGATCTGTAGTTACAAGTCCGACTACTTTACTAATTATACTATTGGGAACGACGATGGGATTGATCTTTGGTTCGCTGCCTGGCTTAACAGCCACCATGGGAGTTGCGCTCTTAATCCCGCTTACATATACTTTGGAACCAGTGCAGGCAATAGGAATGATGCTGGGCTGCTATGTTGGAGGTATTGCGGGCGGAGCAATCCCCGCATGTCTGCTTAATATCCCGGGTACGCCAGATGCGTGTGTAACAACTTTAGATGGTTATCCCATGGCACAGAAAGGACAGGGAGCAAAAGCGTTGGGGTGGGCGGCTTTCGCCTCCGGGATCGGTACTTTTTTCAGTTGGATCGTTCTGGTGTTCGCGGCGCCGCTTCTTGCCAGTATTTGTATCGAGTTTGGTTCTCCGGAATATTGCGCGCTGGCCTTCTTTGGGTTATCTGTTATTATTGCTGTATCCGGGAAGTCGTTGGTCAAAGGTATTATCGCCGGTCTTTTGGGTGTGGGGATTTCATTTATTGGTGTAGATCCCATCTGGGGTAACATGCGGTATACATTTGACAGCATTAACCTGATCGGAGGGATCAGTTTGATGCCAGCTCTGATCGGTTTTTATTCGATTCCTCAAATATTAAACGGGTGTACGGGGAAAAGTCTTCGAACAAAAGGAGAACGAATCCGACTTCGAGATTTTATTCCCACACGTAAGGAATTATGGGAGAGTAAATTTACTATTATCCGTTCTAGTATTATAGGGACAATTATTGGGGCGGTTCCTGCAACTGGTGGAAATATTGCGGCATATATCGCCTATGACCAAAGTAAAAAATGGTCAAAGGATCCAGATAGTTTTGGAAAGGGAAATTACCGGGGGGTTATTTCGTCAGAAGCGGCGAATAATGGAGTGTGTGGCGGAGCGATGATTCCGCTGACAACATTAGGAATTCCTGGAGACAGTGTGACAGCCATGTTACTTGGAGGGTTGATCATTCATGGAATTCAGCCGGGACCATTGCTGTTTCGTGATAGTCCGGAGGTTGTGTATGGCCTTTTTGCAACCTTACTGGTTGGAACAATATTTATGGTTGCGTTACAAATGTTCGGGATTCGTATTTTTGTAAAAATCCTTAGTGTTCCTATTAATTTCTTGAGTGCGATATTGGTTGTTCTTTCCCTGGTAGGTTCCTATGCTTTGAATAATAATTTCTTCGATGTAATTGTGGCATTGGTATTGGGCCTGGTAGGCTTCCTGATGAGCAAAGGAGATTTCCCGGCAGCACCGGCAGTTCTCGGGCTTGTGTTGGGAGATAAATTTGAAACAGAGTTTAGAAGATCGTTACAGATGAGTCACGATTCATTTTCTATCTTTTTTACGCGGCCAATTTCCTGCGCGTTGATTCTTGTAGCAGTTGCTATGATTATTCTTTCTGTAGTTAGTCATCATAGAAGCGCAAAACGTGAAGCGGAAAGAGAAGCAGAAAATGCATCCGCATAG
- a CDS encoding tripartite tricarboxylate transporter TctB family protein, which yields MKDKTSRIFEMITAVLLGGFSLVMIIYAGIDHIDAAGPGMASYSFPLGIFGVIFVCCVVVIIKNILLSLKKTKEYQALTEKERDELSEEKKEEYVFQKLDKRVWITVGVMIIYVGLWQVLGFLLSTILFVIAESKILKKDEPIWKAVLIAVAVDLIIYVVFIRVFAISLPETFLARIL from the coding sequence ATGAAAGATAAAACCAGTCGGATTTTTGAAATGATAACAGCAGTCCTCCTCGGTGGATTTAGTCTTGTGATGATCATATACGCAGGAATAGATCATATAGATGCGGCGGGACCAGGTATGGCATCCTATAGTTTCCCGCTGGGGATATTTGGGGTAATCTTTGTCTGCTGTGTTGTGGTGATTATTAAGAATATTCTTTTGTCGCTAAAAAAGACAAAAGAATATCAGGCTTTAACAGAGAAGGAACGAGATGAACTCAGCGAGGAAAAGAAAGAGGAATATGTTTTTCAAAAATTAGATAAACGAGTTTGGATCACCGTTGGTGTGATGATCATATATGTGGGATTGTGGCAGGTGCTTGGATTCTTGCTTTCGACAATTCTCTTTGTTATTGCGGAATCTAAGATATTAAAGAAGGATGAGCCGATATGGAAAGCGGTACTTATTGCAGTTGCGGTAGACTTGATTATTTATGTGGTGTTTATCAGAGTTTTTGCCATATCGCTGCCAGAAACTTTTCTTGCCAGGATTTTATAG
- a CDS encoding enolase gives MSERIKSVCARQIFDSKNRPIVEVDIVTETGILGRGSASTGTSVGMYEASVMLDGEEKCFDGMSVYHAIDNVNRIIGPAIVGMDIHDQEEIDAKMIELDGTANKSRLGGNAIYATSIANLKAAARAAHLPLYRYLAGRELETLPIPTFNSINGGIYGDFCMGIQEFTFCPYKAESMAEAVEIAMKVFPMIGKVIGEYQKGRPAKVGHYYGWQPPTEDPVVTMELLHEAVLRCGVEKKVAYALDCASSEVYDPQTNTYYMNGKNVDREEMIGFAKKMSEKYPFLYIEDLLDQNDWEGYQKAVREINQTILIGDDFIVTNQQRLKRAYEEHAIGGFIFKPNQVGTITESLQTHKFAREHGMISVASQRGGGVIDDVVMDLCLAMEMPAVKNSAPRSGERIYACNMLYRAADENPHAKLFDFDKLKKFKD, from the coding sequence ATGAGTGAGAGAATCAAATCCGTTTGTGCACGTCAGATTTTCGACAGTAAAAACCGACCGATCGTAGAAGTGGATATTGTCACAGAGACTGGCATTCTTGGAAGGGGCTCTGCCTCGACAGGAACTTCGGTTGGAATGTATGAAGCATCTGTTATGCTGGATGGAGAAGAAAAGTGTTTTGATGGTATGAGTGTCTATCATGCGATTGATAATGTAAACCGTATCATAGGTCCTGCAATTGTCGGAATGGATATCCATGACCAGGAAGAAATCGATGCAAAGATGATTGAATTGGACGGTACAGCCAATAAATCACGACTGGGTGGAAATGCGATATACGCGACATCTATTGCAAATCTAAAAGCAGCAGCCAGAGCTGCACATCTGCCGTTGTATCGCTATCTTGCCGGACGAGAGTTAGAGACATTGCCGATTCCTACCTTCAATAGTATTAATGGAGGAATTTACGGAGATTTCTGTATGGGGATTCAGGAATTTACTTTTTGTCCGTATAAGGCGGAAAGTATGGCTGAGGCTGTGGAAATTGCAATGAAGGTATTTCCGATGATTGGAAAGGTGATTGGAGAATATCAAAAAGGCCGTCCGGCAAAAGTGGGACACTATTATGGATGGCAGCCGCCAACGGAAGATCCGGTTGTTACAATGGAATTGCTGCATGAAGCTGTACTGCGATGTGGGGTAGAAAAGAAGGTGGCGTATGCATTAGATTGTGCGTCCAGTGAAGTCTATGATCCCCAGACAAATACATACTATATGAACGGGAAAAATGTAGACAGAGAAGAAATGATTGGATTTGCGAAAAAAATGTCAGAAAAGTATCCGTTCCTGTATATAGAAGATTTGCTGGACCAAAATGACTGGGAAGGATATCAAAAAGCAGTGCGTGAAATCAATCAAACCATTTTGATTGGTGATGATTTTATTGTAACAAATCAACAGCGATTAAAACGTGCATATGAGGAACATGCGATCGGCGGTTTTATTTTCAAGCCGAATCAGGTGGGAACAATTACAGAGAGCCTCCAGACACATAAGTTTGCCAGGGAGCACGGAATGATCTCGGTGGCATCTCAGCGCGGCGGTGGAGTGATTGACGATGTGGTCATGGACTTGTGTTTGGCTATGGAAATGCCTGCGGTAAAGAACAGCGCGCCCAGATCCGGGGAAAGGATTTATGCGTGCAATATGTTGTACCGTGCTGCGGACGAAAATCCTCATGCAAAACTTTTTGATTTTGACAAACTTAAAAAATTTAAAGATTAG
- a CDS encoding MurR/RpiR family transcriptional regulator, with translation MAITGRIQSKYSNLTRTECKIADYVLEHSPEVAFKTLEEVANCIGVSTTSVIRFARTLEYEGYTQMQQSIQQSLMKKVSLPERYDESYSFLKKSDLLKDLLESEINSLRKSVELLDEDSLHQAVEAINHAKRVYILGARSTFGLAHYMMANLSQIRNHIYLISGTGGMYPEEAVGAGSGDVCLAYMFPRYQKMISNLLSWMKSKGVKVILITTPPYDTIQHLGDIFLCCRLQSGVMMKDSMVSPMFISNYLFNCISADDYQKTRSNLEEVEGLLERGFYFGV, from the coding sequence ATGGCAATAACTGGGCGGATACAGTCAAAGTATTCAAATCTGACAAGAACGGAATGTAAAATTGCAGATTATGTTTTAGAGCATAGTCCGGAGGTGGCTTTTAAAACATTAGAAGAAGTCGCAAATTGCATTGGGGTAAGTACGACTTCGGTTATACGGTTTGCCCGCACTTTGGAATATGAAGGTTATACCCAGATGCAGCAAAGCATTCAGCAGAGTCTGATGAAAAAGGTCAGTCTTCCGGAGAGATATGACGAAAGTTATTCTTTTTTGAAAAAGAGTGATCTTTTAAAAGATTTGCTGGAATCTGAGATAAATAGTTTGCGGAAAAGTGTAGAACTGTTAGATGAGGATAGCCTTCACCAGGCGGTCGAGGCAATTAATCATGCAAAAAGAGTATACATTTTAGGAGCAAGAAGTACTTTTGGACTTGCCCATTATATGATGGCCAATTTGAGCCAGATACGGAACCACATTTATCTGATCAGTGGTACTGGAGGAATGTATCCAGAGGAAGCGGTGGGAGCAGGCAGCGGTGATGTGTGTCTTGCATATATGTTTCCAAGATATCAGAAAATGATTTCTAATTTGTTGTCCTGGATGAAGTCAAAAGGAGTAAAGGTTATTTTAATTACGACACCTCCGTATGATACAATTCAGCATCTTGGAGATATTTTTCTCTGTTGTCGCCTTCAGTCGGGGGTTATGATGAAAGACAGCATGGTGTCGCCGATGTTTATCAGCAATTATCTTTTTAATTGTATCAGTGCTGATGATTATCAAAAGACACGCAGTAATTTGGAAGAGGTTGAAGGCCTTTTGGAGCGAGGTTTTTATTTCGGAGTATAG